The following coding sequences lie in one Aquabacterium olei genomic window:
- a CDS encoding ribonuclease catalytic domain-containing protein, which produces MFALFDDAGKFQAGRVMSEADSSMQIELDSGKRVKVKAANVLIKFAKPAPAELLAQAAAQSADIDVDLVWEVAPEEDFGFDDLAREYFSASADAVQQAAMLMRLFETPHYFHRRGKGRFKKAPEDILKQALAAIERKKQQALQIAQWAEALAAGSCPQPIKDQLYKILFKPDKNGAEYKAVVEAAKAAQRAPLDLLKDAGAIDSPYQFHFKRFLFEHFPKGTGFPALEAPPITDTLPLAAVQAFSIDDSMTTEIDDALSVQGLGTGTVVYGIHIAAPGLAIAPGSPVDALARGRMSTVYMPGHKITMLPDDVVQTYTLIEGRDCPAVSLYVTFDEATLAVQGSETKLERVPIAANLRHDQLDSVITDATLTGEAPADYAFAPELAFAFRLAKHLKAQREVVRGKPENFNRPDYTFKLIGANGVNTMSDGIEPTGTEQVAIGTRQRGSALDLIVAEAMILANSTWGGWLAELGVPGIYRSQASLAPGIKVRMGTKALPHAGMGVAQYTWATSPLRRYVDLVNQWQIVACAKHGRTAALVAPFKPKDAELFAVISGFDGAYSAYNGFQSSMERYWTLQYLQQQQITELDAAVMVNGLVRADTLPLVFKAIGADGLPRHARVRVRITGLDALTLDVHASVVARLDDSAPADAGDAEADAEDELVDNAGALTLAIDVSDADAPAGDAPAA; this is translated from the coding sequence ATGTTTGCCCTGTTTGACGACGCCGGAAAATTCCAGGCCGGCCGCGTGATGTCCGAAGCCGACAGCTCGATGCAGATCGAGCTGGACAGCGGCAAGCGCGTGAAGGTGAAAGCCGCCAACGTCCTGATCAAGTTCGCCAAGCCGGCGCCCGCCGAGCTGCTGGCCCAGGCCGCCGCCCAGTCGGCCGACATCGACGTCGATCTGGTGTGGGAAGTGGCGCCCGAAGAGGACTTCGGCTTCGACGATCTGGCGCGCGAGTACTTCAGTGCCTCGGCCGACGCCGTGCAGCAGGCCGCCATGCTGATGCGCCTGTTCGAAACACCGCACTACTTCCACCGCCGCGGCAAGGGCCGCTTCAAGAAGGCGCCGGAAGACATCCTCAAGCAGGCGCTGGCCGCCATCGAGCGCAAGAAGCAGCAGGCTTTGCAGATCGCGCAGTGGGCCGAGGCGCTGGCCGCCGGCAGCTGCCCGCAGCCGATCAAGGACCAGCTCTACAAGATCCTCTTCAAGCCCGACAAGAACGGCGCCGAGTACAAGGCCGTGGTCGAGGCCGCGAAGGCCGCGCAGCGCGCCCCGCTCGACCTGCTGAAGGACGCGGGCGCCATCGACAGCCCCTACCAGTTCCACTTCAAGCGCTTCCTGTTCGAGCACTTCCCCAAGGGCACGGGCTTCCCGGCGCTCGAAGCGCCGCCGATCACCGACACGCTGCCGCTGGCCGCCGTGCAGGCCTTCTCGATCGACGACTCGATGACCACCGAGATCGACGACGCGCTGTCGGTGCAGGGCCTGGGCACGGGCACCGTGGTCTACGGCATCCACATCGCGGCGCCGGGCCTGGCCATCGCCCCGGGCTCGCCGGTCGACGCGCTCGCGCGCGGCCGCATGTCGACCGTCTACATGCCCGGCCACAAGATCACCATGCTGCCCGACGACGTCGTGCAGACCTACACGCTGATCGAAGGGCGCGACTGCCCGGCCGTGTCGCTGTACGTCACGTTCGACGAGGCCACGCTGGCCGTCCAGGGCAGCGAGACCAAGCTGGAGCGCGTGCCCATTGCCGCCAACCTGCGCCACGACCAGCTCGACAGCGTCATCACCGACGCCACGCTGACGGGCGAGGCCCCGGCCGACTACGCCTTCGCCCCCGAGCTGGCCTTTGCCTTCCGCCTGGCCAAGCACCTGAAGGCGCAGCGCGAAGTGGTGCGTGGCAAGCCCGAGAACTTCAACCGCCCCGACTACACCTTCAAGCTCATCGGCGCCAACGGCGTCAACACCATGAGTGACGGCATCGAGCCCACCGGCACCGAACAGGTGGCCATCGGCACGCGCCAGCGGGGCTCGGCACTCGACCTGATCGTGGCCGAGGCCATGATCCTGGCCAATAGCACCTGGGGCGGCTGGCTGGCCGAGCTGGGCGTGCCCGGCATCTACCGCAGCCAGGCCAGCCTGGCGCCCGGCATCAAAGTGCGCATGGGCACCAAGGCGCTGCCGCACGCCGGCATGGGCGTGGCGCAGTACACCTGGGCCACCTCGCCGCTGCGCCGCTACGTCGACCTGGTCAACCAGTGGCAGATCGTGGCGTGCGCCAAGCATGGCCGCACCGCCGCGCTGGTCGCGCCCTTCAAGCCCAAGGATGCCGAGCTGTTTGCCGTGATCTCAGGCTTCGACGGCGCCTACAGCGCCTACAACGGCTTCCAGTCCAGCATGGAACGCTACTGGACGCTGCAATACCTGCAGCAACAGCAGATCACCGAGCTGGATGCGGCCGTGATGGTCAACGGCCTCGTGCGCGCCGACACGCTGCCGCTGGTGTTCAAGGCCATCGGCGCCGACGGCCTGCCGCGCCACGCCCGCGTGCGCGTGCGCATCACCGGGCTGGACGCGCTGACGCTGGACGTGCACGCCAGCGTGGTGGCGCGTCTGGACGACAGTGCCCCCGCCGATGCGGGTGATGCCGAGGCCGACGCGGAAGACGAGCTGGTCGACAATGCCGGGGCCCTGACCCTGGCCATCGACGTGAGCGACGCGGACGCGCCTGCTGGCGACGCCCCGGCTGCCTGA
- the aroE gene encoding shikimate dehydrogenase, producing MNPIPAQPATSADRYAVAGNPVAHSRSPAIHARFAAQTGQAVAYDRLLCPLDAFADTVRAFAASGAKGANITVPFKFEAFALATRRTPRAELAEAANTLRFDADGWLADNTDGVGLVRDITVNAGVALAGQRVLLLGAGGASAGVLGPLIEARPAEIVMANRTVAKAEAIVARHADWAAQHGVRLAARGLDDAGAAFDVFINGTAASLAGSGVPVSAAVLRPGTLAVDMMYGPAARPFLDWVRAHGGEPRDGLGMLVEQAAESFFLWRGVRPDTAPVLAALRAEVDAPPGH from the coding sequence ATGAACCCGATTCCTGCTCAGCCCGCCACCTCGGCCGACCGCTACGCCGTGGCCGGCAACCCCGTGGCCCACAGCCGGTCGCCCGCCATCCACGCACGCTTTGCCGCGCAGACGGGTCAGGCCGTGGCCTACGACCGCCTGCTGTGCCCGCTCGATGCCTTTGCCGACACGGTGCGTGCCTTTGCCGCCAGCGGGGCCAAGGGCGCCAACATCACGGTGCCGTTCAAGTTCGAGGCGTTTGCGCTGGCCACCCGGCGCACGCCGCGGGCCGAGCTGGCCGAGGCCGCCAACACGCTGCGCTTCGACGCCGACGGCTGGCTGGCCGACAACACCGATGGCGTCGGCCTGGTGCGCGACATCACCGTCAACGCGGGCGTGGCGCTGGCCGGCCAGCGTGTGCTGCTGCTGGGCGCGGGGGGCGCCAGTGCCGGCGTGCTCGGCCCGCTGATCGAGGCTCGCCCGGCCGAGATCGTGATGGCCAACCGCACCGTGGCCAAGGCCGAAGCCATCGTGGCCCGCCATGCCGACTGGGCCGCGCAGCATGGCGTGCGCCTGGCCGCCCGCGGGCTCGATGACGCTGGCGCCGCCTTCGACGTCTTCATCAACGGCACCGCCGCCAGCCTGGCCGGCAGCGGTGTGCCCGTGAGCGCGGCCGTGCTGCGCCCCGGCACGCTGGCCGTCGACATGATGTACGGCCCGGCGGCCCGCCCTTTCCTCGACTGGGTGCGCGCGCACGGCGGCGAGCCGCGCGACGGCCTGGGCATGCTGGTGGAGCAGGCGGCCGAAAGCTTCTTCCTGTGGCGCGGCGTGCGCCCTGACACCGCGCCCGTGCTGGCCGCGCTGCGTGCCGAGGTCGACGCCCCCCCCGGCCACTGA
- a CDS encoding transglycosylase domain-containing protein gives MRAVWRIVLLTLLCGLALQLCFLARIALMTVVNPQSTAFQRSEAARILFSQGRLPWSQAWRDDDQIASHLKRAVIASEDANFVDHGGVEWDALEKAWHKNTRAQERTEKLRAAAQARYERAVERAQRRGRTPPPPPNALTATPKVIGGSTITQQLAKNLFLSSERSFLRKGQEFAITFMLEGLLSKERILTIYLNNVEWGEGLFGAQAAARHYFRVDAGQLAPLQAARLAVMLPAPKRFEKQPASGYLVGRAGTIAARMGGVELP, from the coding sequence ATGCGCGCAGTCTGGCGAATCGTCCTCCTCACCCTGCTGTGCGGCCTGGCCCTGCAGCTCTGTTTTCTGGCGCGCATCGCGCTGATGACGGTGGTCAACCCGCAGTCGACCGCGTTCCAGCGCAGCGAGGCCGCCCGCATCCTGTTCAGCCAGGGGCGACTGCCCTGGAGCCAGGCGTGGCGCGACGACGACCAGATCGCCAGCCACCTCAAGCGCGCCGTGATCGCATCGGAGGACGCGAACTTCGTGGACCACGGCGGCGTGGAATGGGACGCGCTGGAAAAGGCGTGGCACAAGAACACCCGGGCGCAGGAGCGCACGGAGAAGCTGCGGGCCGCCGCACAGGCCCGCTACGAACGCGCGGTGGAACGCGCGCAGCGGCGCGGGCGCACGCCGCCTCCGCCGCCCAACGCCCTGACGGCCACACCCAAGGTCATCGGCGGCTCCACCATCACGCAGCAGCTGGCCAAGAACCTCTTTCTCAGCAGCGAGCGCAGCTTCCTGCGCAAGGGACAGGAGTTCGCCATCACCTTCATGCTCGAAGGCCTGCTGAGCAAGGAGCGCATCCTCACCATCTACCTGAACAACGTGGAGTGGGGCGAAGGCCTGTTCGGCGCGCAGGCGGCCGCACGGCACTACTTCCGCGTGGATGCCGGCCAGCTGGCGCCCCTGCAGGCCGCCCGCCTGGCGGTGATGCTGCCCGCCCCGAAACGCTTTGAGAAGCAGCCCGCGTCGGGCTACCTGGTGGGGCGCGCCGGCACGATTGCCGCGCGCATGGGCGGCGTCGAGCTGCCCTGA
- a CDS encoding energy transducer TonB yields the protein MLNRLKALWTSLSLLQVCLGVSVLVHAALFSFRLVDPEGFNRVFKDTPLEVVLVNAASNEAPTKAQALAQANLAGGGEADRGRATSPLPPSPENTQGDAVDDAMRMIEQMQREQQLLLTQVRQELAALPPPQPDARTDTPQQRAEEERRRQLTRLLAEIEKRIREENARPKKRYLSPATLKSADALYYAAFRTRVERAGTDHFPTGRNGEKLYGELVMFISLDRQGRVIDTEVRTPSGNRLLDKRAAAIVRQAGPFGAVPPEVSTGHDLLVISSRFRFTRDAGMQATTMAPTAPTEPATQP from the coding sequence ATGCTGAACCGCCTGAAAGCCCTGTGGACCTCGCTGAGCCTGCTCCAGGTCTGTCTGGGCGTGTCGGTGCTGGTGCATGCAGCGCTGTTCAGCTTCCGTCTGGTCGACCCGGAAGGCTTCAACCGCGTCTTCAAGGACACGCCGCTGGAGGTGGTGCTGGTGAACGCGGCCAGCAACGAGGCCCCCACCAAGGCGCAGGCACTGGCCCAGGCCAACCTGGCCGGCGGTGGCGAGGCCGACCGCGGCCGGGCCACCTCGCCGCTGCCCCCATCGCCCGAGAACACACAGGGCGACGCGGTGGACGACGCGATGCGGATGATCGAGCAGATGCAGCGCGAGCAGCAGTTGCTGCTGACCCAGGTGCGTCAGGAACTGGCCGCCCTGCCGCCGCCCCAGCCCGACGCCCGCACCGACACCCCGCAGCAGCGCGCCGAGGAAGAACGCCGCCGCCAGCTCACCCGCCTGCTGGCCGAGATCGAAAAGCGCATCCGCGAAGAGAATGCGCGCCCCAAGAAGCGCTACCTGAGCCCGGCCACGCTGAAGTCGGCCGACGCGCTGTACTACGCGGCCTTCCGCACCCGGGTGGAGCGCGCGGGCACCGACCACTTCCCCACCGGGCGCAACGGCGAGAAGCTCTATGGCGAGCTGGTGATGTTCATCTCGCTGGACCGCCAGGGCCGCGTGATCGACACCGAGGTGCGCACGCCATCGGGCAACCGCCTGCTCGACAAGCGCGCGGCCGCCATCGTCCGCCAGGCCGGCCCCTTCGGCGCCGTGCCACCCGAAGTCAGCACGGGCCATGACCTGCTGGTGATCTCGTCCCGCTTCCGTTTCACCCGCGACGCCGGCATGCAGGCCACCACCATGGCCCCCACCGCGCCGACCGAGCCGGCCACCCAGCCCTGA